The following proteins come from a genomic window of Trifolium pratense cultivar HEN17-A07 linkage group LG4, ARS_RC_1.1, whole genome shotgun sequence:
- the LOC123882475 gene encoding F-box protein At4g09920-like → MTGQKESENSDRLSDLPDHLLLHIIQFMITKHAIQTCILSKRWKDLWKSLTNLTLHHSRDGFHISNKFVSHILSDRDHSLPLHKLIYYYYHLISEDILHPDPAVSPETTLLEVMKYAASHNVQQLKIDVGQGLIKDLELPPSIFHCHSLTFLMLNFQHPDSHDYSKIIFPKSLNLPALKTLYLSFVTFTTSENGCAEPFSTCNMLSTLHIICCSLQDDAKTLCISNSNVSSLVVGDPCMHTRGFYKDVVFCTPKLTFLTIMGFLGCVSPSVSNLPFLEKANFDYGYRYNPFKESLLIDWLHLLANVKLMNISFRTLREIQHGIIPCFVRLKSLEIQMSCDESLIFHEMIRGEVRKKATCILQKCLHAKVDIILKSGSTSSKLEDDEV, encoded by the exons ATGACAGGACAAAAGGAAAGTGAGAACTCAGACCGACTCAGTGACCTGCCGGACCATCTACTTCTGCATATAATTCAATTTATGATCACAAAACATGCTATTCAGACTTGTATTTTGTCTAAACGATGGAAGGACCTTTGGAAAAGTCTCACTAATCTCACGTTGCATCACTCAAGAGACGGATTTCATATATCCAACAAATTTGTATCTCATATTTTGTCTGACCGTGACCACTCTCTTCCCCTTCATAAGCTAATATACTATTACTACCATCTAATATCAGAAGACATTTTGCATCCAGATCCCGCAGTTTCCCCCGAAACAACACTCCTAGAGGTCATGAAATATGCTGCTTCACATAATGTGCAGCAACTCAAGATCGATGTTGGTCAAGGTCTTATAAAGGATCTTGAATTGCCCCCTTCAATCTTTCATTGTCATTCTTTGACGTTTCTTATGCTTAACTTTCAGCATCCAGATTCACATGACTATAGTAAGATAATATTTCCAAAATCTTTGAACTTGCCGGCATTGAAAACCTTGTATCTTAGTTTTGTCACTTTCACTACAAGTGAAAATGGTTGTGCTGAGCCCTTTTCAACATGTAACATGTTGAGTACTTTGCACATTATTTGTTGTAGTTTACAGGATGATGCAAAAACCCTCTGCATATCCAATTCTAACGTTTCTAGTTTAGTCGTAGGTGATCCTTGCATGCATACTAGAGGTTTCTATAAAGATGTTGTTTTTTGTACTCCAAAACTTACTTTTCTCACTATCATGGGTTTTCTTGGTTGTGTATCCCCTTCGGTATCTAATTTACCTTTTCTAGAAAAAGCAAATTTTGATTACGGATATCGTTATAACCCGTTTAAAGAATCTCTCCTGATTGATTGGTTACATCTGCTTGCTAATGTCAAGCTAATGAATATCAGTTTCCGTACCCTTCGTGAGATACAG CATGGTATCATTCCTTGCTTTGTTAGATTAAAGTCATTGGAAATTCAAATGAGTTGTGATGAGTCACTGATATTTCATGAGATGATAAGAGGAGAGGTTAGAAAAAAGGCAACTTGTATACTTCAAAAATGTCTTCATGCCAAAGTTGATATCATTCTGAAGTCAGGCTCAACTTCTAG CAAATTAGAAGACGATgaggtttga